A stretch of the Rhinoderma darwinii isolate aRhiDar2 chromosome 3, aRhiDar2.hap1, whole genome shotgun sequence genome encodes the following:
- the CYREN gene encoding cell cycle regulator of non-homologous end joining, giving the protein MDGAESRVKKRILPTWMTDDNSGPKKPRATETRKKTHVSSRKRTVYCMNEKELVECALEILSPGKAQRDLEERTKAEEELCPDTDKNPLIPPYPEKPKTIPPLSNNSDDGMRDPDDDPLKYVREIFFS; this is encoded by the exons ATGGACGGCGCTGAGTCCAGAGTGAAGAAGAGGATCCTCCCGACCTGGATGACCGATGACAACTCCGGACCAAAGAAGCCGCGTGCCACAGAAACCAGGAAGAAGACACACGT CTCGTCCAGGAAGAGAACGGTGTATTGTATGAATGAGAAGGAGCTGGTGGAGTGCGCGCTGGAGATACTGAGCCCG GGTAAAGCACAGAGAGACCTCGAGGAGAGAACCAAAGCTGAAGAAGAACTCTGCCCCGATACAGACAAGAACCCTCTGATACCCCCCTATCCTGAGAAACCCAAAACTATTCCTCCGCTGTCTAATAACTCTGATGACGGGATGAGGGACCCCGACGACGACCCCTTAAAATACGTCCGAGAGATTTTTTTCAGCTGA